A region from the Toxotes jaculatrix isolate fToxJac2 chromosome 2, fToxJac2.pri, whole genome shotgun sequence genome encodes:
- the LOC121187996 gene encoding RING finger protein 223: MEETPQIWHMPVAPQDTAGELQKKVSVTSEPECSICFNTYDNVFKTPKLLECTHTFCLECLSRLMAVSLADSDGNGSSTRLSCPFCRHPTTLPEEGPPALATSREVLCKLPHHQQQEEPVWLEGEKLCYKSSTCNAGSGAPDSPSAFCICIDIGASKTASVPIQTQPRTHSLLGRLADWKRMVLFLVLMVLLIVIVLWPLQCVFSTGNMRCMREHIQPNPTTPTPTTTTTFNPFTRTRGLTE, translated from the coding sequence ATGGAAGAGACTCCGCAGATTTGGCACATGCCGGTCGCCCCCCAAGACACGGCTGGAGAGTTGCAAAAGAAAGTGTCAGTCACAAGCGAGCCAGAGTGCTCCATCTGCTTCAACACTTACGACAATGTCTTCAAAACGCCCAAGCTGCTGGAGTGCACCCACACCTTCTGTCTGGAGTGCCTCTCCCGCCTCATGGCAGTCTCGCTGGCTGACTCTGACGGCAACGGCAGCAGCACACGCCTCTCCTGCCCCTTCTGCCGTCACCCCACCACACTCCCAGAGGAGGGACCCCCAGCCTTGGCCACAAGCCGCGAGGTCCTGTGCAAGCTTCCccaccatcagcagcaggaggagccaGTGTGGCTTGAGGGGGAGAAGTTGTGCTACAAAAGCTCAACGTGCAATGCTGGCTCAGGTGCCCCTGACAGTCCCTCAGCTTTCTGTATCTGCATTGACATTGGAGCGAGCAAAACGGCTAGTGTGCCAATCCAGACTCAGCCCCGGACTCACAGCCTGCTGGGCCGGCTGGCAGATTGGAAGAGGATGGTGCTCTTCCTTGTGCTCATGGTGCTGCTTATTGTCATTGTGTTGTGGCCACTGCAGTGTGTATTCAGCACTGGAAACATGCGCTGTATGCGTGAACACATCCAGCCCAACCCCACTACCCCTACccctactactactactactttcaACCCATTCACCAGAACACGTGGTCTGACAGAGTAA